A window of Micromonospora eburnea genomic DNA:
CTTCAACCGTGTCTACCTGCTCGGGGAGTCGACCACGTTCCACCGAGCGGCGGACACCTCGTTTCCCGGCAGCATGTCGGGGCCGGATCTGGACGCCGTGCGGCGGGCCCACCTCGACGCCCACGCCGAGCGGATCTCGGCCGGCCTGTTCGTCCGGGACGCGATCGCCGCGAGTACGAGCCTTGACGAGGTCTTCGCCGCCGGGGTCACCCCGGTCGAACTGGCGCAGCACCTAGACGGGCCGACGCTGCGGCGGCTGACGCCGGGGCTGGACGAGGCAGCGGCCGGCGATGTGGCGCGGCTGCTCGATGATGCACGGGTCCGGCAGATGCTCGACCAGACCTGGGAGGCACCGCCACGCGGTGAACCGCTGCTGGGCGAGCGGCTGCTACAGCAGTTGACTCAGCGGCCCGACCTGGTCCGGGTGATCCTGGCGACGCCGGAACTGGCCAACTCGCTGACCGCGAGGCCGCTCACGCTGCACCACCTCGCCAGCCACCAGCAGGCGATCGATGTGCTCGGCGACGTCCTGAACGACATCGCCGAGCGCGGTGCTGCTGCTGTCGCTGCGGCACCGGACCCGCCCGTACTCCCCACCCCACTGACCGTTGAACAGTTGGAGGTGAGTTCTTACTTCGACGTAGGCCGCCCGCCGGCGCTTCAACCCGGCTTTGACCCGGGACGGCAGGGAGACGTTTCCTACCAGCGGCAGTACCTGGACCAGTTGTACTCTGCTGCGGCCGCTGCTCAGGTCGAGGTCGATGCTCTGGGGCGGAGACTGGCAGAGGCGTCACACGGGGCGGAGTACTGGCCGCGGCCGGGACCCAAGGACAGGAAACGGGCCGAGGACAAGGTGGCGAAGTACGGCGGACAGGCGTCGCGGCTGCTGGACCTGGCGGCCGGTCGGGTCTCCTATCGGCGGCTCGGCGATCTCTACGCCGGTCTGGCGACGTTGCAGGGTGACGAGCAGGTGCGAATTGTTCGGTTCGAGGACAGATTCCGTACTCCCCAGAAGAGCGGCTACCGGGATGTGCAGATGATTCTGCGCACTTCATCCGGACACGTCGCCGAGTTTCGACTGCAGCTCGCTGCGCTCGATGAGGTTGCCGAGTGGGAGCATTCTCTGTTCGAGGTGGGGCGCGACCTGGAGGCAGTTGCCAAGGAGCAGGGCCGTAAAATGTCCCAGACGGAACTGGCCATTTGCAGGGGCGTTGTCCAGCGCCAGCGTGAGCACTTCTGGGCTGCTCTTCAATCGACGCTGGACGGGGGGCTGGAGTGACGGGCGAGGTGCACGGATCGGATCTGTTCGGGTACTACGACTACTATGAGACGCCAGTAAAGATCGTGCCTACGCCTGAAGGTGGACTCATCGCCTGGCGGCTGGATCGAGGGACGGGTGGTTGGCGGCCAGCCAACGACATCGTGGACGAAATCCTCTTTGCCATGGGCGGTGACATTTTTGTGCGAACGCCGGAGCAGTTCGTGCAGCGGACCGAGGCCGAGCGGGGCCGCTACCTCAAGGGCGAGGGTCCGATCTTCGCGCTCTATGAGACGGTCAACGCCATCGAGGACATCGCGAGGGCCGAGGATCGTGCCTTCACGCCAGAGGAGGCGGCGCTGATCGCGGGTATCCGGCAGCGGACGTTCGTGATGTTCGAGGAGCAGTTGCAGCAGTCCGGCGACCCGGGCGCCGACCCGACCATCGCGACCTCCTGACGGCGGGACGGTGTGATGCGGTACGAGCCGCCGGCTGACGTGGCGGAGGCGCTGCGCGTACAGGAGGAACTGCGGTCGCGGGTGGACCTGGTCGGGCCGGGCCCGGCCGCGCCGGCGACGGTGGCCGGCCTCGATGTCGCGTACGCGGAGAGCGGTGACCGGCTCGCGGCGGCCGTCACGGTGCTGGACGCCGCCACCCTGGCGGTGGTCGACGAGGCGGTCAGCGTGGGCCGGCCCGCCTTCGAGTACGTGCCGGGGTTGTTCGCGTTCCGCGAACTGCCGGCGCTGCTGGCGGCCCTGGATCGGCTGACCGTGCGTCCCGAACTGCTGGTCTGCGACGGGCACGGGTTGGCGCACCCGCGCCGGTTCGGGCTGGCCTGCCATCTCGGCCTGGTCACCGGTGTGCCCGCGATCGGGGTGGGGAAGACGCCGCTGGTCGGCGAGTGGGTGGAGCCGGGGCCGGAGCGGGGTGCCTGGACGCCGCTGTGCGACGGCGGTGAGGTGGTCGGCCGGGTGCTGCGTACCCGGGACGGGGTGAAGCCGGTGTTCGTCAGCGTCGGCCACCGGATGAGTCTGGCCAACGCCGCCGACCGGGTGCTGGCGTTGACACCCCGGTACCGGCTGCCGGAGACCACGCGGACGGCCGACCGGCTGTGCCGGCGGGCACTGGCCGCCGCGCTCGCCTGACCGTGAGGGCCCGCCGGCCCGGCGTGTCGCGGCGCACATACCGGGCGCTCGATCGGCAGGTGGCACCCCGGGCCGGTAGTAGCCTGACCCGCGGCGTACCCCGGGGCGGGGTGGAGACGGTGAGGTGGAGATGTCGGTGGGGCGGCACGCGGCGCGGCTGGCCGCGGTCGGCGTGGTGCTCGGCGGCCTGGTGGCCGTCGGGGCGTCCCCGGCGCTGGCCGACGACGACCGGGTGAAGGTTCGCTCTGCCGGCAGCTTCACGGTCGCCGGATCACCGGGAACGGTCACGGTCGAGGTGCGCAAGCGCACCGACGGGTGCGTGATGCTGCGTACCGCCGTGGGGCTGCGGCTCGCCGGTGTCCGGCCCGATCAGGTCCGGGTGGAGGACAACACCGGTGAACGGTGGCAGCCCGTCGGGGTGTCCGGCGGGGACGGCGGCGTGGCGACGGCCCCCGTCGCGCCGGAGAAGCCGGAGCTCTGCAAGGGGAAGGGAAAGACGGTCCGGTATCGGGTCGCCTTCCTGGCCGGCGCGCCCGGCGGCCAGTTGACCGTGGTCGGCGTGGCGAGCACCGCCGCCGGTCGGCTGCTCGGCCAGGCCGACACCTCGGCCCGGGTGGTGGGTGCGCCGAAGGCGGCGAGCCTGTCGCCGACGCGAAAGCCGTCGCCGACTCCGAGCGCCGACACCCCGTCGCCGAGTGACACCGAGCCGTCGTCCGTGGCCGCCGCGGTCGACCCGACCGTCGGGTCTCGCGCCGCAGCCGACTCGTCCTCAGGAGGTTCTCCCATCATGTGGTTCGGTATCGGCCTGGTGGCCGTCGGCGCCGCCCTGATCGCGCTGCTGGTCCGGCGTAACCGCGCCGACAAGGTCGAGGAGTCCGGCGCCTACCCGCAGGTTCCGCTGCCGCGCCCCGCGGGTGGCACCACGTACCGCTCCGGGGCCGTGGCGGGACAGGTGTACGGGCAGCAGCCGGCCACCCCGACCGTCTACGGCGGGTTCTCGTCGCCCCGTCCGACCGGCAACGTGTACGGCGCTGCCGTGGCCAACCGGCCGGGCGGTGAGCCGCCGGTGGCCCCGGGCGGTGACGCGACCAGCGTGCTGCCGGGCGGGCCCCGCTGAGCCGGAGCCCGGCCGCCCGTCGAGGGTTACGGTGACGGTGTGTGGTGGCGACCTGACCGAGGTCGGCGCCGCGGCGGCCGGTGGGCATCGACAGGCCGAGATGATCTTACTCGGTGGCGCGGTGTCCGTACCGGTTCGCCGATAAGATCGCGCGTGCGCCGGACGGCACCGCCGACCGGTGAGACCGCATACGTGGAAGGAGCCGCGCCGTGGCCCTGGACCCGCAGTTGCTCGAGATCCTCGCCTGCCCGGACACACACCACGCCCCGCTCGACTACGATCCGCAGGCCCAGACGCTGACCTGCACCGAATGCGGTCGGATCTTCGAGGTCCGGGACGACGTGCCGGTGCTGCTGCTGGACGAGGCGCGCGGTGGACCCGCGGCGGAGGACGCGCGCGGCGACTCGGCGGTGCAGCGGTGATCGAAGGTACGGCCGGGGTCAGCGGGCACCGGCACGCCGACGAGTCGCTGCTCGACGACGCCGATCTGCTGGCCGAGCGGGATCCGGGCGGGATGCTCCGGTTCACCGCCTCCGCCGGCGCCCAGGTACGCGAGTCGGCGGCGTTGGCGGCCGAGGCGAACCTGAGCGTGCTCGCCGACGAGGGTCGACCGCGCGCGGTGGTCATCGCCGGCATCGGCACCGCCGGGCGTACCGGGGACGTGTTGGCCACGGTCGCTGGG
This region includes:
- a CDS encoding Trm112 family protein, producing MALDPQLLEILACPDTHHAPLDYDPQAQTLTCTECGRIFEVRDDVPVLLLDEARGGPAAEDARGDSAVQR
- the nfi gene encoding deoxyribonuclease V (cleaves DNA at apurinic or apyrimidinic sites); the encoded protein is MRYEPPADVAEALRVQEELRSRVDLVGPGPAAPATVAGLDVAYAESGDRLAAAVTVLDAATLAVVDEAVSVGRPAFEYVPGLFAFRELPALLAALDRLTVRPELLVCDGHGLAHPRRFGLACHLGLVTGVPAIGVGKTPLVGEWVEPGPERGAWTPLCDGGEVVGRVLRTRDGVKPVFVSVGHRMSLANAADRVLALTPRYRLPETTRTADRLCRRALAAALA